From Coffea arabica cultivar ET-39 chromosome 9c, Coffea Arabica ET-39 HiFi, whole genome shotgun sequence, one genomic window encodes:
- the LOC113707856 gene encoding zinc transporter 4-like: MKSFTLLLVILVFLLPVSVFSECTCDKSEVEGGKNRAEALKYKLVAIATILIAGGIGVAVPVLSKTFPSFSPENDIFFMIKAFAAGVILATGMVHVLPDAFESLTSPCLNENPWGFPFSGFVAMLSAIGTLMVDTFATSYYQRSHFCKAKPVSGDEEKVGDHQAHVHLHTHATHGHAHGSTLSSNEESSSSALIRHRVVSQVLEMGIVVHSVVIGISLGASESPKTIKPLVAALTFHQLFEGMGLGGCISQATFKAKTITVMAVFFALTTPIGVAIGLGISNIYDENSTTALIVEGIFNSASAGILVYMALVDLLAADFMNPRLQNNSRLQFGANFSLLLGAGCMSLLAKWA, from the exons ATGAAGAGCTTTACTCTTTTGCTAGTCATTCTAGTGTTTCTCCTTCCTGTTTCTGTATTTTCTGAATGTACATGTGACAAATCAGAGGTTGAAGGAGGGAAGAATAGAGCAGAGGCTCTAAAGTACAAATTGGTAGCCATAGCTACAATTCTCATTGCTGGTGGTATTGGGGTGGCAGTCCCAGTTTTGAGCAAAACCTTCCCATCTTTTTCACCTGAAAATGATATCTTTTTCATGATTAAGGCTTTTGCTGCAGGGGTCATTTTAGCTACTGGGATGGTCCATGTTTTACCAGATGCATTTGAGAGCCTGACTAGTCCATGTTTGAATGAAAATCCTTGGGGGTTTCCTTTTTCTGGCTTTGTAGCCATGCTTTCGGCTATTGGGACTTTGATGGTGGATACTTTTGCTACTAGCTATTACCAGAGGTCCCATTTTTGTAAGGCCAAACCAGTCTCTGGGGACGAAGAAAAAGTTGGTGATCATCAAGCTCATGTCCACCTTCACACACATGCAACTCATGGCCATGCTCATGGCTCTACTTTGTCATCAAATGAGGAGTCCAGTTCATCAGCCCTGATTCGGCATCGTGTTGTTTCACAG GTTTTGGAGATGGGAATTGTGGTGCATTCTGTGGTCATTGGCATATCTTTGGGCGCATCAGAGAGTCCCAAAACAATCAAACCCCTTGTAGCAGCATTgacttttcatcaactttttgAAGGCATGGGCTTGGGAGGTTGCATTTCTCAG GCAACATTCAAGGCTAAGACTATCACAGTGATGGCAGTTTTCTTTGCCCTCACAACGCCCATTGGAGTTGCGATTGGTTTAGGAATTTCAAACATCTATGATGAGAATAGCACAACAGCTCTAATTGTGGAAGGCATTTTCAACTCTGCTTCAGCtggaattttagtttatatGGCACTTGTTGATCTCCTTGCTGCCGATTTTATGAATCCCAGACTCCAAAATAACTCGAGGCTCCAATTTGGAGCCAACTTTTCACTGCTGCTGGGAGCAGGTTGCATGTCACTTTTGGCTAAATGGGCCTAA
- the LOC113708015 gene encoding zinc transporter 5-like: MPFIIIICLVKQKEKKLLQQTRMFPYNIVMLVHLSILFLPKLVFAKCTCESQIKGHGIEHEALEFKLIGIGSILLASAIGVCIPLLLKNVRALQPETGLHFLIKAFAAGVILATGFIHILPDAFASLTSPCLPENPWGGFPFAGFIAMMAAIVTLMMEALATGYHRRAEMQKPQPLDADEEANPTDAGHVHGPAILLERSNSSSLIRNRIVSQVLELGIVFHSTVIGVSMGATQNPKIIKSLIAALSFHQFFEGIGLGGCISQAKFKARTITTMVLFFSLTTPAGIAIGILISKRYNEYSPTALVVQGVLDSASSGILIYMALVDLLAADFMNPKLQTDFRVQFGANFSLLLGACCMSLMAKWGDS, translated from the exons ATGCCCTTTATAATCATCATCTGTCTtgtgaaacaaaaagaaaaaaaattgctgCAACAGACTAGAATGTTTCCATACAATATCGTGATGTTGGTCCATCTTTCCATATTGTTTCTACCAAAACTTGTCTTTGCAAAGTGCACCTGTGAATCCCAGATTAAAGGTCATGGAATCGAACATGAAGCACTTGAATTCAAACTTATTGGGATAGGTTCAATCTTATTGGCAAGTGCAATTGGAGTTTGCATTCCTTTATTGCTTAAAAATGTGAGAGCTTTACAACCTGAAACGGGCCTTCATTTCTTGATAAAGGCTTTTGCTGCTGGTGTTATCTTAGCAACTGGCTTCATCCACATTCTTCCTGATGCTTTTGCAAGTTTGACTAGTCCATGCCTTCCTGAAAATCCATGGGGAGGTTTTCCCTTCGCGGGTTTTATAGCTATGATGGCTGCTATTGTAACCCTGATGATGGAAGCTCTAGCCACCGGATACCATAGAAGAGCAGAGATGCAGAAACCTCAGCCTCTGGATGCCGACGAGGAAGCTAACCCAACAGATGCTGGCCATGTTCATGGTCCTGCCATTTTGTTGGAAAGATCAAATTCGTCAAGTCTTATTCGGAATCGAATCGTATCTCAG GTTTTGGAATTAGGCATTGTATTTCATTCGACGGTAATTGGAGTATCCATGGGTGCAACTCAaaacccaaaaatcatcaaatccTTGATAGCAGCTTTGAGTTTCCATCAGTTTTTTGAGGGCATCGGACTTGGAGGATGCATTTCTCAG GCAAAATTCAAGGCTAGAACAATCACTACAATGGTGCTGTTTTTCTCCCTGACAACCCCAGCTGGTATAGCCATTGGGATCCTGATATCAAAACGGTACAATGAGTACAGCCCAACAGCATTGGTTGTTCAAGGGGTTCTGGATTCAGCATCATCTGGGATTCTGATTTACATGGCACTGGTTGATCTTCTTGCAGCTGATTTCATGAATCCAAAGCTCCAAACCGATTTCAGGGTCCAATTCGGAGCCAATTTTTCACTTCTTTTGGGAGCCTGTTGCATGTCACTGATGGCCAAGTGGGGTGACTCATGA
- the LOC113707890 gene encoding C-type lectin receptor-like tyrosine-protein kinase At1g52310, producing MELTKLLMLHLGYGLVCFLLQFGASNSVSNSSVDVPLVSSSSQEKTEAFCRSGWAGYWSERKCFKYFENSQSWDEAETHCISYSGHLAAVTSLQELSFVQKLCSQDNTGCWVGGRVFNTSLGAWKWSDNASYWNETVAPRIPLNSSHNLVDSCALVTNGTVYLMAQSCNTTHAFICMLEAEDKCHHFHCHSEYLIILAVVSGLILCTTLAVVVWLLIFRRSKKWRKSRRLSNPAEVALVPPSWKVFTRDELKSITKNFSEGNRLLGDAKTGGTYSGLLPDGSRVAVKRLKRSSFQRKKEFYSEIGRVARLHHPNLVAIKGCCYDHGDRYIVYEFIVNGPLDRWLHHVPKGGRSLDWAMRMKIATTLAQGIAFLHDKVKPQVVHRDIRASNVLLDEEFGAHLMGVGLSKFIPWEVMHERRVMAGGTHGYLAPEFVYRNELTTKSDVYSFGVLLLEIVSGRRPAQAVDSVGWQSIFEWATPLVQSHRYLELLDPLVSSSSSQIPEAGVIQKVVDLVYSCTQHVPSMRPRMSHVVHQLQQVALSPTLK from the exons ATGGAACTGACGAAGCTGCTGATGCTTCATCTCGGATATGGTTTGGTCTGCTTTCTGCTTCAGTTCGGTGCTTCCAATTCA GTCTCAAATAGCTCAGTTGACGTGCCTTTGGTTTCATCATCTTCACAGGAAAAAACGGAAG CATTCTGCCGTTCAGGCTGGGCGGGCTACTGGAGTGAGAGAAAGTGCTTCAAGTATTTCGAAAACTCTCAATCATGGGATGAGGCAGAGACCCACTGCATAAGCTATAGTGGACATCTTGCAGCAGTGACTTCATTGCAGGAACTATCATTTGTTCAGAAGTTGTGTAGTCAGGACAACACTGGATGTTGGGTTGGTGGAAGAGTTTTTAATACCAGTCTTGGAGCTTGGAAGTGGTCAGACAATGCTTCTTACTGGAATGAAACTGTTGCTCCTAGGATTCCGTTGAATTCTAGTCATAATTTGGTGGATTCATGTGCATTGGTAACCAACGGAACAGTGTACCTTATGGCTCAAAGTTGCAATACCACTCATGCCTTCATATGCATGCTGGAAGCAG AGGACAAATGTCACCATTTCCACTGTCACTCAGAATATCTTATTATCCTTGCTGTGGTGAGTGGGTTGATTCTCTGCACTACTTTGGCTGTTGTTGTATGGCTTCTCATATTTCGACGGagtaagaaatggagaaaatcTCGCAGACTGTCAAATCCTGCTGAAGTGGCATTAGTTCCCCCATCATGGAAAGTGTTTACACGTGATGAATTGAAATCAATTACCAAGAATTTCAGTGAAGGAAATCGTCTTCTTGGTGATGCAAAAACAGGGGGTACATATAGTGGACTTTTACCAGATGGATCAAGGGTGGCTGTTAAAAGGTTGAAAAGGTCTAGCTTCCAGAGAAAGAAGGAGTTCTACTCTGAAATTGGAAGGGTTGCCAGACTTCATCACCCAAATCTGGTGGCTATCAAAGGATGTTGCTATGATCATGGAGATCGGTACATTGTCTATGAGTTTATTGTGAATGGACCTCTGGATAGATGGCTACACCATGTTCCTAAAGGGGGTAGGAGTTTGGACTGGGCCATGAGAATGAAAATTGCCACCACTCTTGCTCAAGGAATTGC GTTCCTCCATGACAAGGTGAAGCCCCAAGTTGTGCATCGGGATATCCGTGCAAGTAATGTTCTTCTTGATGAAGAATTTGGTGCTCATTTAATGGGTGTTGGCCTGTCAAAATTCATCCCGTGGGAAGTGATGCATGAAAGAAGGGTTATGGCTGGTGGAACTCATGGATATCTTGCTCCAGAGTTTGTCTATAGAAATGAGCTTACAACTAAGAGTGATGTTTACAGCTTTGGGGTGCTTTTGCTTGAAATTGTTAGTGGACGCAGACCAGCACAAGCCGTTGATTCTGTCGGCTGGCAAAGTATATTTGAGTGGGCCACGCCCCTGGTGCAATCTCATCGGTATCTAGAGTTGTTGGATCCTCTcgtatcatcttcttcttctcaaATTCCAGAAGCTGGAGTAATTCAGAAAGTAGTCGATCTCGTATATTCTTGCACGCAGCATGTTCCCTCAATGCGTCCCAGAATGTCCCATGTTGTCCACCAGCTGCAACAGGTGGCCCTGTCTCCCACCTTGAAGTAA